The Mycobacteriales bacterium nucleotide sequence TCGAACAGCCGGATGCCGGTGCCGAACAGCACGGGCGCGAGCGTGATCGAGAACTCGTCGATCAGGCCGCCGTCCAGGTATTGCTGGATCGTCTCGGCGCCCCCGGCGATGCGCACGTCGCGGTCGCCGGCAGCCTCGCGGGCCTGGTGCAGCGCGCTCTCGATGCCGTCGTTCACGAAGTGGAAGGTGGTGCCGCCCGGCCGCTCCCACGGGTCACGCTTGGTGTGGGTGACGACGAACACCGGGGTGTGGAATGGTGCCTCCTCCGGCCATGCCAGCTCGCCCCCGTCGAACATGCGCTTGCCCATGACGCTCACGCCGGTGCGGTCGTACGTCGCCCGCGCGATGTCGTTGTCGAGTCCTTCCTCGCCGCC carries:
- a CDS encoding dihydrofolate reductase family protein, which codes for MAGKVYFSVTMSLDGFMAPDAVPVEYVFTPEGQNDPRVQRWMAKWSELQAWLFPQRWFRESLKLGEGGEEGLDNDIARATYDRTGVSVMGKRMFDGGELAWPEEAPFHTPVFVVTHTKRDPWERPGGTTFHFVNDGIESALHQAREAAGDRDVRIAGGAETIQQYLDGGLIDEFSITLAPVLFGTGIRLFDRVDSDRLALDQAHTDASSRVTHLTYTAVKR